A region of Malaciobacter marinus DNA encodes the following proteins:
- a CDS encoding Mu transposase C-terminal domain-containing protein, which translates to MSLEIKEGTKVYKLNKEYIITSIIDFNYVFAKNTTTYETERLKIKDLSSTLLEKQEPNICEDLSLVPPKKLEEARKRYNAIKSLIDVNSRKEVEKRAKDLKVSPTTLYNWLRDYNSTRQLSSLVQLKIKGGKGKSRLTKEQDDIIDIVLKDYYLTNLKPTVARTYEEVAIKCKNANIQIPSEITVRRRVNALSEKLVLKRRESKNDAHTLELNQKEYPDGLYPLHILQIDHTLVDIILVDDEYRQELGRPWITMAIDVYSRMVAGFYISFESPGYFGTGQALYNAIIPKDSIIEKYNINSEWNVWGIPTTLHMDNAKEFRGIDLQLTCEEYGIDIIWRPVGRPQFGAHIERLLGTLSNHIHALDGTTKSNILKRRNYDSQKHANMTLEEFEKWLTILITEKYHKDIHSQINMTPIQKYQEGIFGTKSQPPRGLPKRVEDEQLLQINLLPKFDRTIQKYGIQLDTINYYSEVLNMWIESFEMIRGKKHKKKFIIRRDPRDISKIWFYEPNVKKYYQIPYRNHRLPKTSIWEFNAAQKYLKKENNKEYNEDEIFEALIRLREIANESKIKTKAHRKNIDRISKLNKFTSTNLNYEKPLKKEDDKNNIELKDEDWFDMDELVPFEGIDDNSFNKKNQEIQKLDDSNF; encoded by the coding sequence ATGAGTTTAGAAATAAAAGAAGGAACAAAAGTTTATAAATTAAATAAAGAATATATTATTACAAGTATCATTGACTTTAATTATGTTTTTGCAAAAAACACCACAACATATGAAACAGAACGACTAAAAATTAAAGACTTATCATCTACTCTTCTTGAAAAGCAAGAACCTAATATATGTGAAGACTTATCTTTAGTACCTCCCAAAAAGCTTGAAGAGGCAAGAAAAAGATATAATGCAATAAAATCTCTTATTGATGTAAACTCAAGAAAAGAAGTTGAAAAAAGAGCAAAAGATTTAAAAGTTTCACCCACTACTTTATATAATTGGCTACGTGATTATAATTCAACACGACAACTAAGTTCTTTAGTTCAATTAAAAATAAAAGGAGGGAAAGGTAAAAGTCGGCTTACTAAAGAACAAGATGATATCATTGATATTGTTTTAAAGGATTACTATCTTACAAATTTAAAACCAACAGTTGCAAGAACATATGAAGAAGTTGCTATAAAATGTAAAAATGCAAATATTCAAATACCTTCTGAAATCACAGTAAGAAGAAGAGTTAATGCTTTATCTGAAAAACTTGTACTAAAGAGACGTGAAAGCAAAAATGATGCACACACCTTAGAACTCAATCAAAAAGAATATCCAGATGGTTTATATCCATTACACATTTTACAAATAGATCACACATTAGTTGATATTATTTTAGTAGATGATGAATATAGACAAGAGTTAGGAAGACCTTGGATTACAATGGCAATAGATGTTTATTCAAGAATGGTTGCTGGTTTTTATATTTCATTTGAAAGTCCTGGATATTTTGGTACGGGACAAGCATTGTATAATGCAATAATACCCAAAGATTCAATAATAGAAAAATATAATATTAATTCTGAATGGAATGTATGGGGGATACCAACTACTTTGCATATGGATAATGCAAAAGAATTTAGAGGTATTGATTTACAACTTACATGTGAAGAATATGGAATAGATATAATATGGAGACCTGTAGGGAGACCACAATTTGGTGCACATATTGAAAGACTTTTGGGTACATTAAGTAATCATATTCATGCTTTAGATGGTACAACAAAATCAAATATCTTAAAACGTAGAAATTATGATTCACAAAAACATGCAAATATGACACTTGAAGAATTTGAAAAATGGCTAACTATACTAATCACAGAAAAATACCATAAAGACATCCATAGCCAAATCAATATGACACCGATTCAAAAATATCAAGAAGGAATTTTTGGTACTAAATCTCAACCACCCAGAGGATTACCCAAAAGAGTAGAAGATGAACAACTACTGCAAATAAATTTGCTTCCAAAATTTGATAGAACAATTCAAAAATATGGGATACAACTCGATACAATTAATTACTATAGCGAAGTATTAAATATGTGGATTGAATCTTTTGAAATGATACGAGGGAAAAAGCATAAAAAGAAATTTATTATAAGAAGAGATCCTAGAGATATAAGTAAAATTTGGTTTTATGAACCAAATGTAAAAAAATATTATCAAATTCCATATAGAAATCACAGACTACCTAAAACATCAATTTGGGAATTTAATGCTGCACAAAAATATTTAAAAAAAGAAAATAATAAAGAATACAATGAAGATGAGATATTTGAAGCATTAATAAGGCTAAGAGAAATAGCAAATGAATCTAAAATAAAAACAAAAGCTCATAGAAAAAATATTGATAGAATTTCAAAACTTAATAAATTTACTAGTACTAATCTAAATTATGAAAAACCATTAAAAAAAGAAGATGATAAAAATAATATAGAACTCAAGGATGAAGATTGGTTTGATATGGATGAGTTAGTACCATTTGAAGGTATTGATGATAATTCTTTTAACAAAAAAAATCAAGAAATTCAAAAATTAGATGATTCAAACTTTTAA
- a CDS encoding TniQ family protein, whose amino-acid sequence MNKCYPYKDELLSSLIFRISRANYTSVSNITNYIFKTKGLYLKDIDLYNFSKDELLSINKLLNIKNIRKYQLLKYIGYIEENFNFNGRKRWITHFHNKKNDLKFYGIRFCPHCIKESPYLRQYWRLLIVNVCQKHNCFLLNSCPNCNKNIKYPNSHYEQEIFNCYYCGFDLRTSTTETIKKESIHLKVQNILLNILNYGYYKLNNRYYYSIGLFYLLRLLIKNVMRVNKKTEYYIDNLKPKELSYFISFSLILLENFPHRLNKYYKKNKLLNLHTILDKYRNKKLNIPNWYLSSIYYNTISTRWL is encoded by the coding sequence ATGAATAAATGTTATCCATATAAAGATGAACTTTTAAGTTCTTTAATTTTTAGAATATCTAGAGCAAATTACACAAGTGTATCTAATATCACTAACTATATTTTTAAAACTAAAGGTTTATACTTAAAAGATATTGATTTATATAATTTTTCTAAAGATGAATTACTATCAATTAATAAACTTCTCAATATAAAAAATATTAGAAAATATCAATTATTAAAATATATTGGCTATATTGAAGAAAATTTTAATTTCAATGGTAGAAAAAGATGGATTACACATTTTCACAATAAAAAAAATGATTTAAAGTTCTATGGAATAAGATTCTGTCCACATTGCATTAAAGAAAGCCCTTACTTAAGACAATACTGGAGGCTATTAATAGTAAATGTTTGTCAAAAGCATAATTGCTTTTTATTAAATAGTTGTCCAAATTGTAATAAAAATATTAAGTACCCAAATTCTCACTATGAACAAGAAATTTTTAATTGTTATTATTGCGGATTTGATTTGAGAACATCAACAACGGAAACGATAAAAAAAGAATCAATTCATCTAAAAGTTCAGAATATTCTTTTAAATATACTAAATTATGGATACTATAAATTAAATAATAGATATTACTACTCGATTGGATTATTTTATTTATTGAGATTATTAATTAAAAATGTAATGAGAGTAAATAAAAAAACAGAGTATTATATTGATAATTTAAAACCTAAAGAATTATCATATTTTATCTCTTTTTCTTTAATATTGCTAGAAAATTTTCCTCATAGACTTAATAAGTACTATAAAAAAAATAAACTTTTAAATCTACATACTATTCTTGATAAGTATCGTAATAAAAAACTAAATATTCCCAACTGGTATTTATCAAGTATTTATTACAACACTATTTCTACAAGGTGGCTTTAA
- a CDS encoding TnsA endonuclease N-terminal domain-containing protein yields MFINKSSRKIPKNYRNITGKISSMKTNKLISFESKLERDFLYLFEYENFILNIIEQPIKINYVFENKEYSYTPDFYLETPINHKNIIVEVKYYDELKKLLSNKKENAKYKATIKYLNNKDIDFIFLTNRCTYIKSDEYKFNINFLLNYNVIDKKNFQIIVDLYVPQITIQELLNLYTKEKFKQLELINTIWCMIRRKILTVDMYEKLTLNSRLLQLKNYDEKVYQAHLQGRVSGGYLL; encoded by the coding sequence TTGTTCATCAATAAATCTTCACGAAAAATTCCAAAAAACTATAGAAATATAACAGGTAAAATATCTAGTATGAAAACAAATAAACTTATAAGCTTTGAATCAAAACTTGAAAGAGATTTTTTATATTTATTTGAATATGAAAACTTCATTTTAAATATTATAGAACAACCTATTAAAATTAATTATGTTTTTGAAAATAAAGAATATTCGTATACACCTGACTTCTACTTAGAGACTCCTATAAATCATAAGAATATCATTGTTGAAGTTAAATATTATGATGAGTTAAAAAAACTCTTATCAAATAAAAAAGAAAATGCCAAGTACAAAGCAACAATTAAATATTTAAATAATAAAGATATAGATTTTATATTTTTAACAAACCGTTGTACATATATTAAATCAGATGAATATAAATTTAATATAAACTTTCTTTTAAATTACAATGTAATTGACAAAAAAAACTTTCAAATAATAGTAGATTTATATGTACCTCAAATAACTATACAGGAACTATTGAACTTATATACAAAAGAAAAATTCAAACAACTAGAATTAATTAATACTATTTGGTGCATGATAAGAAGAAAAATACTTACAGTCGATATGTATGAAAAATTAACACTTAATAGCAGACTGTTACAACTTAAAAATTACGATGAAAAAGTCTATCAAGCACATTTACAAGGAAGAGTTTCAGGAGGATATTTATTATGA
- a CDS encoding sensor histidine kinase, which yields MQNIELQIRLKDWFFIFLIAIFFSIVLSVYSYFLIDEELKNAVIFGALLGFDIFIFSMTFITYLNNYILPKLSRKYWIFLAVIFSFLSGFLGTLLTYYLCNILDVYLLEKFRNSYMIFALFIGFLTYFVAALLYQFVKMSNKKEYSERLLLDSRLKSLQRQLNPHFLFNSLNSLVELLHEDINKAEDNLMQLSKFLRQSMKESALNSLKDELDNLKRYVALENVRFSNKIVLNIDINKEFLKRQVPKFSIQLLVENAIKHGFDKSNKELIIDIYAKENEKDFEIYVKNNGKAVNTNRFGIGLTNLKERLQILCKGKISLENSQIPTYKITIGRCNENISNG from the coding sequence ATGCAAAATATAGAGTTACAAATAAGATTGAAAGATTGGTTTTTTATTTTTTTAATAGCAATATTTTTTTCAATTGTTTTATCAGTATATAGTTACTTTTTAATTGATGAAGAACTTAAAAATGCAGTTATTTTTGGTGCATTATTGGGTTTTGATATCTTTATTTTTTCAATGACATTTATTACATATTTAAATAATTATATATTGCCAAAACTTTCAAGAAAATATTGGATTTTCTTAGCTGTTATTTTTTCTTTTTTATCAGGTTTTTTAGGTACTCTTTTGACTTATTATTTGTGTAATATTTTAGATGTTTATTTACTTGAAAAGTTTAGAAATAGTTATATGATTTTTGCACTTTTTATAGGATTTTTAACATATTTTGTTGCTGCACTTTTGTATCAATTTGTAAAAATGAGTAATAAAAAAGAGTATAGTGAAAGACTTTTATTAGATAGTAGATTAAAATCACTTCAAAGACAACTAAATCCGCATTTTTTATTTAATTCATTAAATTCACTAGTTGAATTGCTTCATGAAGATATTAATAAAGCAGAAGATAATTTGATGCAACTTTCAAAATTCTTAAGACAAAGTATGAAAGAGAGTGCTTTAAATAGTTTAAAAGATGAATTAGATAACCTTAAAAGATATGTTGCATTGGAGAATGTAAGATTTTCAAATAAAATAGTTTTAAATATTGATATAAATAAAGAGTTTTTAAAAAGACAAGTTCCAAAATTTTCAATACAATTACTTGTAGAAAATGCTATAAAACATGGTTTTGATAAATCAAATAAAGAGTTAATAATTGATATTTATGCAAAAGAAAATGAAAAAGATTTTGAAATTTACGTAAAAAATAATGGAAAAGCAGTAAACACAAATAGATTTGGAATAGGCCTTACAAACTTAAAAGAGAGATTACAAATTTTATGTAAGGGAAAAATTTCTTTAGAAAATAGTCAAATACCAACTTATAAAATCACAATAGGAAGATGCAATGAAAATATTAGTAATGGATGA
- the era gene encoding GTPase Era → MTKCGYVSVVGRPNAGKSSLLNWLVGEKLAMVSHKANATRKRSNIIVMHEDDQIIFVDTPGLHETEKLLNQFMLDEALKAMGDCDLILFLAPVTDKLTHYEDFLQKNKKNTNHILLLTKIDNISNDEVLAKMKEYEKHSDKYQAVIPVSIKKATTHADILDEVVKHLPEHPYLYDPEIMTTETLRDIFKEFIRESIFENISDEIPYETDVVVEKVEEKDHIDVIKATIVVQKSTQKGMIIGKGATAIKRIGKDARVKIEKLTGKKCYLELFVSIRKNWTKDKKGLKDLGYDVTL, encoded by the coding sequence ATGACAAAATGCGGTTATGTATCTGTAGTTGGAAGACCAAATGCAGGTAAAAGCTCATTATTAAATTGGCTTGTTGGTGAAAAACTTGCAATGGTTTCACACAAAGCTAATGCTACAAGAAAAAGATCAAATATAATAGTTATGCATGAAGATGATCAAATTATATTTGTGGATACACCAGGACTTCATGAAACTGAAAAACTATTAAATCAATTTATGCTAGATGAAGCTTTAAAGGCTATGGGTGATTGTGATTTGATTTTATTTTTAGCACCTGTTACGGATAAACTTACTCATTATGAGGACTTTTTACAAAAAAATAAGAAAAATACAAATCATATACTTTTATTAACAAAAATTGATAATATAAGTAATGATGAAGTTTTAGCTAAGATGAAAGAGTATGAAAAGCATAGTGATAAATATCAAGCTGTAATTCCTGTATCAATAAAAAAAGCAACAACTCATGCAGATATTTTAGATGAGGTTGTAAAACACTTACCTGAACACCCTTATCTTTATGATCCTGAAATAATGACTACTGAAACTTTAAGAGATATCTTTAAAGAGTTCATTAGAGAATCAATTTTTGAAAATATCTCTGATGAGATACCTTATGAAACAGATGTTGTTGTAGAAAAAGTTGAAGAAAAAGATCATATTGATGTTATTAAAGCAACAATAGTTGTACAAAAAAGTACTCAAAAAGGTATGATTATAGGAAAAGGTGCTACTGCTATTAAAAGAATAGGTAAAGATGCTAGAGTTAAAATAGAAAAACTAACAGGTAAAAAGTGTTATTTAGAACTTTTTGTTTCAATAAGAAAAAATTGGACAAAAGATAAAAAAGGCCTAAAAGACCTAGGATATGATGTAACATTATAA
- a CDS encoding YifB family Mg chelatase-like AAA ATPase — protein MSDRVKSALLSNEFKFPAKKITINLSPSEIQKSGTHFDLAIALLIALYETNIEFNDFYVFGELSLDGKIKDSSSIFPIVLSLTKQKLVKNVLVSKESAKKLSKIPNINIYCVDNLDMAMQFFKFDNKEKFKYTSTNFECESFSILNKSYYFLKDYELDFNEVKGQKYAIEASLIAAAGSHNILFEGSAGCGKSMISKRLKFIMPPMSLEEILEKAKLQSIDLKPIDFSPIRVFRAPHHSSTKSSIFGGGSGNSAKIGEIALSNNGILFFDELPHFSKSTLEALREPLEDFKVLISRVNSKVLYDTKFLFISAMNPCPCGNLLSTSKDCRCSDLEVQRYKNRLSEPLLDRIDLYVVMNEPSVNEKVYYNSMQLHERVICAFKKQKQRAQNDLNGKLSDKEIKKFCKLDDSSNELLNKAIVNYKLSFRSINKILKVSRTIADLNNNENITKEDLMKALSYRKR, from the coding sequence ATGTCAGATAGAGTAAAGTCTGCTTTATTATCAAATGAGTTTAAATTTCCTGCAAAAAAAATAACAATAAATCTATCTCCTTCTGAAATTCAAAAAAGTGGTACACATTTTGATTTGGCAATTGCACTTTTAATAGCTTTATATGAAACAAATATTGAGTTTAATGATTTTTATGTATTTGGAGAGCTAAGTTTAGATGGAAAAATAAAAGATAGTAGTAGTATTTTTCCTATAGTTTTATCTTTAACAAAACAAAAACTTGTAAAAAATGTTTTGGTATCAAAGGAAAGCGCAAAAAAACTTTCTAAAATTCCAAATATAAATATCTATTGTGTAGATAATTTAGATATGGCTATGCAGTTTTTTAAGTTTGACAATAAAGAAAAATTTAAATACACATCTACAAATTTTGAGTGTGAGAGTTTTTCTATTTTAAATAAATCATACTATTTTTTAAAAGATTATGAACTAGATTTCAATGAAGTAAAAGGGCAAAAATATGCTATTGAGGCTTCATTAATTGCAGCTGCTGGAAGTCATAATATACTATTTGAAGGAAGTGCTGGTTGCGGTAAAAGTATGATTAGTAAAAGATTAAAGTTTATTATGCCACCTATGAGTTTAGAAGAGATACTAGAAAAAGCGAAACTTCAATCAATTGATTTAAAACCCATAGACTTTTCTCCAATAAGAGTTTTTAGAGCTCCACATCATAGCTCAACAAAATCTTCAATATTTGGAGGTGGTAGTGGAAATAGTGCAAAGATTGGAGAGATTGCATTATCAAATAATGGCATATTGTTTTTTGATGAACTTCCTCATTTTTCAAAAAGTACTTTAGAAGCTTTAAGAGAACCACTTGAAGATTTTAAAGTTTTAATTAGTCGAGTAAACTCAAAAGTTCTTTATGATACGAAGTTTTTATTTATAAGTGCAATGAATCCTTGTCCTTGTGGAAACTTACTTTCAACTAGCAAAGATTGTAGATGTAGTGATTTAGAAGTTCAAAGATATAAAAACCGTCTTTCAGAACCATTGTTAGATAGAATTGATTTATATGTAGTGATGAATGAACCAAGTGTTAATGAAAAAGTTTATTATAATTCAATGCAACTGCATGAAAGGGTTATTTGTGCATTTAAAAAACAAAAACAAAGAGCACAAAATGATTTAAATGGAAAATTAAGTGATAAAGAGATTAAAAAATTTTGTAAATTAGATGATAGTTCAAATGAATTACTTAATAAAGCAATAGTAAATTATAAACTATCTTTTAGAAGTATTAACAAGATTTTAAAAGTATCAAGAACAATTGCTGATTTGAATAATAATGAAAATATAACAAAAGAAGATTTAATGAAAGCATTAAGTTATAGAAAAAGATAA
- a CDS encoding phytoene desaturase family protein has translation MKDFAVIGAGIGGTSTALALNKDFDVTLFEKEQYLGGCSSTYKRGKYYYNAGATTFAGYQDGTFLYDFFKKNEVTFKKQLLDSSLTVLIGNKKIRRLRDLDAFVDEINSVFYHEKNKEFYELIFSITNRFFQIDDYYYSNKNLFSKAKSLYSFKNLFFEFSSLLFTKADKFIDKFFNGISKEYLDYINNQVLIVSQAKTNEINFLTCALALGYQFMNNYYIYGGMGSLFDSMAFKIDDVRTNEFIQNIEKTTNGYIVHSKNESLHFKNVVLNSSLFDSAHLFEDKSIKDYINKYKKFDFGLSAFMVYMKLDTNKTFDHHYQIILPNRLKNTVSNSMFVSFSNNDDEKMKGSVTISMHTNSAFFTTQTKEKKQELLDIIKKIVCEKLNIQEDEIIKCFAATPQTFKKYINRTSLGGIAVKYENLVYKLPSNDTPIKGLYNVGDTTFAAQGWPGVMLGVRNLQRLICKI, from the coding sequence ATGAAAGATTTTGCAGTAATTGGAGCAGGTATTGGTGGAACTTCTACTGCTTTAGCATTAAATAAAGATTTTGATGTAACGCTATTTGAAAAAGAACAATATTTAGGTGGATGCTCTTCTACTTATAAAAGAGGAAAATATTATTATAATGCAGGGGCAACTACTTTTGCAGGTTACCAAGATGGAACTTTTTTATATGATTTTTTTAAAAAGAATGAGGTTACTTTTAAAAAACAATTACTTGACTCATCTTTAACTGTTTTAATTGGAAATAAAAAAATAAGAAGATTAAGAGATCTAGATGCTTTTGTTGATGAGATTAATAGTGTATTTTATCATGAAAAGAATAAGGAGTTTTATGAATTGATTTTTTCTATAACAAATAGATTTTTTCAAATTGATGATTATTATTACTCAAATAAAAATCTTTTTTCTAAAGCTAAGTCTTTATATTCATTTAAAAATCTTTTTTTTGAGTTCTCATCGCTTCTATTTACAAAAGCAGATAAATTTATAGATAAGTTTTTTAATGGCATTTCAAAAGAGTATTTAGATTATATAAATAACCAAGTATTAATTGTATCTCAAGCAAAAACAAATGAGATAAACTTTTTAACTTGTGCTTTAGCTTTGGGTTATCAGTTTATGAATAATTACTATATTTATGGTGGAATGGGAAGTCTATTTGATTCAATGGCTTTTAAAATAGATGATGTAAGAACAAATGAGTTTATACAAAATATTGAAAAAACAACTAATGGGTATATTGTTCATAGTAAAAATGAGTCTTTACATTTTAAAAATGTAGTTTTAAATAGTTCACTTTTTGATAGTGCTCATTTATTTGAAGATAAAAGTATTAAAGATTATATTAATAAATACAAAAAATTTGATTTTGGTCTATCAGCATTTATGGTTTATATGAAGCTTGATACAAATAAAACTTTTGACCATCACTATCAAATTATCTTGCCAAATAGATTAAAAAACACAGTCTCAAACTCTATGTTTGTCTCTTTTTCCAATAATGATGATGAGAAAATGAAAGGAAGTGTTACTATTTCTATGCATACAAATAGTGCATTTTTTACTACACAAACAAAAGAAAAAAAACAAGAGTTACTAGATATAATTAAAAAAATTGTATGTGAAAAGTTAAATATACAAGAAGATGAGATTATAAAATGTTTTGCAGCAACTCCTCAAACATTTAAAAAATATATTAATAGAACAAGCTTAGGTGGAATTGCAGTAAAATATGAAAACTTAGTTTATAAACTTCCATCAAATGATACTCCAATAAAAGGTTTATACAATGTGGGTGATACTACATTTGCAGCTCAAGGTTGGCCAGGAGTTATGCTAGGAGTTAGAAATTTACAAAGGTTAATATGCAAAATATAG
- a CDS encoding TniB family NTP-binding protein: protein MSKIKHYDKLTKISRTFLNKSIEERIKKCKEQVWIPYPQANNILDELEDLFDYPDKERIPGLLIVGDTNNGKTTIINRFMDKHPRYLNITNKIPIIKISAPIAPSHNALYEKLLDAYYIPYSTSDSASRKETQIKKVMRDVETKMVIIDELQDIFHGDMRQQKKFLAAIKHLSTDVQIPIIGVGVWEVQSVITADPQLANRFEPIEIKKWNPDINFAKLLVSFESTLPLKEASNLHEKDIFKLIYNMSEGLIGEVARILQKASIFALRNGKEKIDIDVLNSINFTKPSLRKK from the coding sequence ATGTCAAAAATAAAACACTATGATAAACTTACTAAAATTTCAAGAACATTTCTAAATAAATCAATTGAAGAACGAATAAAAAAATGTAAAGAACAAGTATGGATTCCATATCCTCAAGCAAATAATATTTTAGATGAATTAGAAGATCTTTTTGATTACCCTGATAAAGAAAGGATCCCTGGATTATTAATTGTAGGAGATACAAATAATGGGAAAACTACTATTATTAATAGATTTATGGATAAACATCCAAGATATTTAAATATAACTAATAAAATACCTATAATAAAAATTTCTGCACCTATTGCCCCAAGTCATAATGCATTATATGAAAAACTTTTAGATGCATATTACATACCTTACTCTACAAGTGATTCAGCTTCTAGAAAAGAGACTCAAATAAAAAAAGTTATGAGAGATGTTGAAACTAAAATGGTTATTATAGATGAACTTCAAGATATTTTTCATGGAGACATGAGACAACAAAAGAAATTCTTAGCAGCTATAAAACATTTAAGTACAGATGTGCAAATACCAATTATAGGAGTTGGAGTTTGGGAAGTACAAAGTGTTATAACAGCAGATCCTCAACTCGCTAATAGATTTGAGCCAATTGAAATAAAAAAATGGAATCCCGATATTAATTTTGCAAAATTGCTAGTTAGTTTTGAGAGTACATTACCTTTAAAAGAAGCATCCAATCTTCATGAAAAAGATATTTTTAAATTAATTTATAATATGAGCGAAGGTTTAATTGGAGAAGTTGCGCGCATATTACAAAAAGCTTCAATATTTGCACTTAGAAATGGAAAAGAAAAAATCGATATTGATGTTCTTAACTCAATAAATTTTACAAAACCTTCTTTGAGAAAAAAATAA
- the hemH gene encoding ferrochelatase, with protein MKKAILLLNMGGPNNLDEVKVFLKNMFNDKRIISAPKLIRKLIAFIIIKSRLKEARNNYKQLGGKSPIIGYTKELVNILNNELDADIFYVMRYTPPFAKDVLPNIKDYDKVYAIPLYPHYSTTTTASSFDDLFIEAKKYKMENKIQTVHKYYSNENYNKAIVQRIKEALKDKNPNEYELVFSAHGLTQKIIDNGDIYQKNIKQNVYYARKELAKQGINFHKTHLAYQSRVGPMQWIKPYLEDKLASLKLKKVIIYPIAFTIDNSETEFELDVEYKELAYELGFKEYIVAKAPNILMSEVIKDLYNKMGT; from the coding sequence ATGAAAAAAGCCATACTATTACTTAATATGGGTGGACCAAATAATTTAGATGAAGTAAAAGTTTTTTTAAAAAATATGTTTAATGATAAAAGAATAATTTCAGCACCAAAACTAATTAGAAAATTAATTGCATTTATAATCATAAAAAGTAGATTAAAAGAAGCAAGAAATAATTATAAACAATTAGGTGGAAAATCACCAATAATTGGCTATACAAAAGAACTTGTAAATATTTTAAATAATGAACTTGATGCAGATATTTTTTATGTGATGAGATATACACCTCCTTTTGCAAAAGATGTATTACCAAATATTAAAGATTATGATAAAGTTTATGCTATTCCTTTATATCCACATTATTCAACTACAACAACTGCTTCTTCTTTTGATGATTTGTTTATAGAAGCAAAAAAATATAAAATGGAAAATAAAATCCAAACTGTACATAAATACTACTCAAATGAAAACTATAATAAAGCCATTGTTCAAAGAATCAAAGAAGCATTAAAAGATAAAAATCCAAATGAATATGAACTTGTTTTTTCAGCCCATGGTTTAACTCAAAAAATAATTGACAATGGAGATATTTATCAAAAAAATATTAAACAAAATGTTTACTATGCAAGAAAAGAGTTAGCAAAACAAGGTATAAATTTTCATAAGACACATTTAGCTTATCAATCAAGGGTAGGACCAATGCAATGGATAAAGCCATACTTAGAAGATAAATTAGCTTCTTTAAAGTTGAAAAAGGTAATTATTTATCCAATCGCTTTTACTATTGATAACTCTGAAACAGAGTTTGAGCTTGATGTTGAATACAAAGAGTTAGCATATGAATTAGGATTTAAAGAATATATTGTAGCAAAAGCTCCTAATATACTAATGAGTGAAGTAATCAAAGATTTATATAATAAGATGGGAACATAA